The DNA sequence TCCACCCCGAAGTGGGCGGCGATGGGTTTGGTCACGAAGTGATTGGTGGCGGTGACGATGGCCACCAGGTCGCCGGCATCCAGGTGTTTTTTGACCAGGGCTACGGCTTGCGGGAGGATGGCGGGCTTGACCACTTCGTCCATGAATTGCAGATGCATTTCATCGAGTTGCTCGCGCGAAAAGCGCGCCAGGTTGCCCAGCGCGAATTCCAGGTAGGCCACCGGGTCCAGGGTGCCGTTCTGGTAATGGGCAAACCATTGGTCATTGGCTTTGCGGAAGCTGTCGGCATCCACGGCGCCGATGCGGGCCATGAATTCGCCCCACTCGTGGTCGGAGTCCAGTGGCAGCAAGGTGTGGTCGAGATCGAAAAGGGCGAGGTTCATTGTTCTCCGGATTCCTGTTGTAACAGTTCGCGTAGCAAGGGCAGGGTGATGGCGCGCTTGGTGGCCAGCGAGTAGCGGTCCAGCGCGTCAAGCATACGCAACAGCGAGGGCATGTCGCGCCGATAGTGGGTGAGCATGTACATCATCACGGCCGGAGGAATCTCCAGGCCGCGGTCCAGCGTGATCTGCAACAGCGCGGCGATCTTTTCGTCGTCCGACAGATCGTGCACCTGATAGATCAGGCCCCAGCCCAACCGGGTGCGCAGGTCTTCGCGCAGCTCCAGCCGGGTGGGCGGCAGGGTGCCGGTGCAGACCATGCAGCCGCCCTGTTCGCGGATCTGGTTGAATAGATTGAAGGCAGCGATCTGTTGTTCCTCGAACAGTTGATCGACGTCATCGAGCAGGTAGTGACTGGTCTGGGGGCTGTATTCGAAGGCGGCGTCGGGCGAGTCGGTGCCGATCAGGCGCACACCGGTGCCTTGCTGGGCGGCGCGGGTGGCCAGGGCGTGCAGCAGGTGGGTCTTGCCGGCACCGGCTTCGGCCCAGAGGTAGATGAAGCGGTCGGTGCTGGCACTGCCGGTCTGGATGGATTGGTCCACGCCGGCGCAGGCCAGCAGCTTCAAGCGCTCCAGCAGTTCTGCGTTGCGGCCGGTCACGAAGCTGTCGAAGCTTTGCGGCTGGTCCGCGCTCAAATCGAGCGGAATCTGTTTCATCGGCGTGTATCAGCTACGAAGGCCGCAAGCTGCTTGCGGCCAGTTAATGCAGGACGGCGCCCAGCGCCCGAGCCTGCGCAGCGTCCTGCAAGGGCAGGGAAGCTGTGATCGATCATAAATTCTTCAACGGTTGTAAAAATTGCTGGCCAGATACTCGCGCCGCACATGCAGGGCGATCACCGAGACGATGGCCGAAGCCGGCAGCGCCAGCAGCACGCCGACAAAGCCAAACAACTGGCCAAAGGCCAGCAGGGCGAAAATCACTACCAGCGGATGCAAGCCGATACGCTCGCCTACCAGCTTGGGTGTGAGGATGAAGCTTTCCAGCACTTGCCCCACACCATAAATCAGGGCCACCCACAACAGGCCCACGGCGCCATCGAATTGCAGGATCGCCGCCAGGACCGCCAGCACCAGCCCCAGGCCAAAGCCGACATAGGGGATGAACACCAGCAGGCCGGTCAAGACACCCACCGGCAGGGCGCTATCGAAGCCGGCCACGGTCAGTGCAACCGAATAATAGACCGCCAGCACCAGCATCACCAGCAATTGTCCGCGCAAATACTGCCCCAGCAGGCCATCGACCTCGGTGGCCATGGTATTGACGCGGGCGGCCCAGCGGCGCGGGATCAGGATCTGCATCCGCTTGAGGAAGGGGTGCCAGTCCTGCAACAGGTAGAACAACACCATCGGCACGAACAGCAGGTTGGCCAGCCAGGCCAACAGCGCCGTGCCGCCCACCTTGGCCGAGGCCAGCAGCGAACTCCACAGTTCATCGCCACTGGTGCTGATCTGTTGCGTCAGCAAGGCCTTGATGCCGGCCAGGTCCAGTCGCACGTCGATGCCCAGCTGGTGCAGGCGCGGCGAGAGGAAGGCATTCAACTTGTCCAGCAGCGGTGGCACCTGGGCCTGCAGCAGCGGGATCTGGCGCAGCACCAGCGGCACCACGATCAACACCAGCGCCAGAGCGGCCAGGATCAGCAGCAGCACCATCACCGTTACGCCCACGAAGCGCGGGATGCGCACCGGGCCGATGCGGCGGTTGGCGATCCAGTCCACGCCGGGGTTGAGCGCATAACCGATGATGCCAGCCGCCACGAAGGGCGAGAGCATCGGACCCAGCGCCACCAGCAGGGACAATAGCAAAATGCCGACAATCAGCCACGCCAGGTTCTGTTTTTGCTCTTCGGATAAAGAAAAAGGCATGGATTCGGAGTTCGGCTGTGTCGGTTTTGTTAAAATCACGCTTTGGCAGGGCGACTTCCACCCTGAATCCCCTATTTTACCGTCTTCACTGGCAATTTTTCATCATGACTTCACCTTCCAATGTCTCCCTCTCCTACCGTGACGCTGGCGTCGATATCGATGCCGGTGACGCCCTGGTCGAAGCGATCAAGCCGTTCGCCAAGCGCACCACCCGCGAAGGCGTGCTGGGCGGCATTGGCGGTTTCGGCGCCCTGTTCGAGATCAGCAAGAAGTTCAAGGAGCCGGTGCTGGTGTCCGGTACCGATGGCGTGGGCACCAAGTTGAAGCTGGCCTTCCACCTGAACCGTCACGATACGGTCGGTATCGACCTGGTGGCCATGAGCGTCAACGACATCCTGGTGCAGGGCGCCGAGCCGCTGTTCTTCCTGGATTACTTTGCCTGCGGCAAGCTGGACGTGCCTTCGGCCACCGATGTGATCAAAGGCATCGCCGCCGGTTGCGAACAGGCCGGCTGCGCCCTGATCGGCGGTGAAACCGCGGAAATGCCCAGCATGTACCCCGATGGCGAATACGACCTGGCCGGCTTTGCCGTGGGCGCGGTGGAAAAGTCCAAGATCATCGACGGTACCAAGATCGCCCCGGGCGACGTGGTGCTGGGCCTGGCTTCGTCGGGCGCGCACTCCAACGGCTATTCGCTGGTGCGCAAGATCCTGGAGGTGGCCAAGCCCGACCTGGAAGCCGATTTCCACGGCCGCAAGCTGGCCGATGTGCTGATGGCCCCGACTCGCATCTACGTCAAGCCGCTACTGGCGCTGATGGAAAAGCTGGAAGTCAAGGGCATGGTCCACATCACCGGTGGCGGCCTGGTCGAGAACATCCCGCGCGTGCTGCAGGATCACCTGACCGCCGAGCTGGACGCCAAGTCCTGGACCATGCCACCGCTGTTCACCTGGCTGCAGCAGCACGGTGGCGTGGCCGACGCCGAGATGCACCGCGTCTTCAACTGCGGCATCGGCATGACCGTGATTGTCTCCAAGGAAGATGCCGATGCTGCCGAAGCCCATCTGAAGGCTGCCGGCGAGACCGTCTACCGTATCGGTACCATCCGCGCCCGTGCCGAAGGTGAAGCCCAGACCATCGTGCGTTGATCGATATAAATCGTTTTAAAGATTGATCAAGTAAAAAGGCTGCATTCATGGAATGCAGCCTTTTTTATTTCCTCCGAGATATTTCCTGGCAGATTTCCCGTTTGATGAAAACTTAGTTTTGGCAAAAAGAAAACTAAGTTTCCCCCAAGAAAAAACTAAGTCTTTCAGCTCGCCTGTCCCACATCCCCATCCTGTTGCGCCAGGATCTGCCGCGGCACCGCTTGCAGACCGCGCGCCACGCCATTGGGCGGCGGCACGCGCACCGGCTCACTGAGATCGGTGACCGAGGAGAGCACGTTGAGGGTATCTTCCGGCGGTGCATCCCAGACCGGATCGTCGATGGCCTCGAAGACGCGCTTCAACTGCGAACCCCAGCTACGCCGGATCATCTGGAAATACTGGTTCTGCTCATCGATGGTGACGAAGCGGGTCACGGCCAGGTCTTCGCTCTGGTAGACCAGCAGGTCCAGCGGCAGGCCCACCGAGATATTGGACTTCAGGGTCGAGTCCATCGAGATCAGCGCACACTTGGCGCCTTCATCGAGGGTGGTCTGCGGCGTGACCACGCGGTCGATGATGGGCTTGCCGTACTTGGATTCGCCGATCTGGAAATAGGTATTCTCATCGTGCGATTCGATGAAGTTGCCAGCCGAATACATCTGGAACAGGCGGCAACGTTCGCCACGGATCTGCCCGCCGAAGATGATGCTGACATTGAAATCGATACCAAACTTGCTCAGCTCGGCGGCCTCGCGGTCATGCACGGCGCGGATGGCGTCGCCCAGGATCTGCGCGGCCTCGTACATGGTGGTGGCGGTCCAGATGCTGCGGCCTTCGGCATTGGTGCGCTCGGTCAACATCTGACGGATGGATTGTGAAATCGACAGGTTGCCGGCGGTCATCATGACCATGACGCGGTCGCCCGGATTCTCGTAAACACTCATCTTGCGGAAGGTGCCGATGTGATCGACTCCCGCATTGGTGCGCGAATCGGACAGGAACACCAGGCCGCTGTTGAGGCGCATGGCTACGCAGTAGGTCATGATGGAATCTTGAAACGTGGAAACGGAAAGCCGGATTTTACCGTAAGGCCCGGCGCCAAAGCGCGTGCGCCGGGGGCATCTGTCGTGACGTACCTACAGTAACGGCCTGTTTCCGGAAAAGATGACAGTGGCTGTGCTTCTTTATTGCCATCCAAGCACAGCCAGACATCATTTACGCTGCCAAAGGAACAAGAAAATCGCGGCTGATGCGATTGCCCAGCTCGAAGATGCGCTCCAGGAATTCGGTCAGCGTATCGTGCAGACCAGCCTCCAGGATTTCCTCGATGCGGGCGAACTTCAGGTCGGCGTGCAGCTTGCCGGCAAAGCGCTCGGTATCGGCCGAGACATCGTTGCGCACGTGGTGCAGGTTGGAAATCACATTGCCCATGCACGCCAGCAGTGAGCGCGGCATGTCCGCACGCAGGATCAGCAACTCAGCCACGCGCTCGGGCGTGATGACATCGCGATAGACCTTGCGGTAGATCTCGAAGCCCGACACCGAACGCAGGATGGCAGCCCAGTAATAGAAGTCCAGTTGCCCGGCTTCATCGCGTGCCGCCTGGCTTTGCGATTGCACTTGGCCATGACCGTTGTGCTTTTGCGTTTCCTTGGCGCCGTGGAACTTGACGTCGATGATGCGCGCCGTGTTGTCGGCCCGCTCCAGGAAGGTGCCCAGGCGGATGAAGTGGAACGCCTCATCTTCCAACATGGTGCCGATGGTCACGCCCCGCGACAGATGCGAGCGATGCTTGACCCATTCGAAGAAATCGCTCGGGTTCTGCTCCAGCGCATTGGTCTGCAGGTAGGACTGCATCTTGATCCAGGTGGCGTTCTGGATTTCCCAGGCTTCGGTGGTCAGCGCACCCCGCACGGCACGTGCATTCTCGCGCGCCTGACGCAGGCAGGAAGCGATCGACGAGGGATTGTTGGGGTCACGCACCATGAAGTCGATGACATCCTTTTGCGTGAGCTTGTCGTATTTCTGGTTGTAGCCATAGAGCAGTTCCGAGATGCCCAGCACGGCGCGCCAGCCCTGTTCGGCGTCGTCGGTGGATTGCGGCAGCAATGCGGTCTGCACATGCACGTCCAGCATCCGTGCGGTGTTCTCGGCGCGCTCGGTGTAGCGGGCCATCCAGAAGAGGTGATCGGCGGTACGGCTCAGCATCGTTATTTCTCCAGAATCCAGGTGTCCTTGGTGCCGCCGCCCTGCGACGAATTCACCACCAGCGAGCCTTCCTTCAAGGCCACGCGCGTCAAGCCGCCCTTGACCATGGTGATCTGCTTGCCCGACAAGACGAACGGGCGTAGATCCAGGTGGCGCGGCGCGATGCCGGACTCCACATAGGTCGGGCACACGGACAGGGCCAGCGTGGGCTGGGCGATGTAGCCATCGGGCTTGGCGATGATGCGTGCGCGGAAGTCCTCGATTTCCTGCTTGGTCGAGGCCGGGCCGACTAGCATCCCGTAGCCGCCGGCGCCGTGCACTTCCTTGACCACCAGCTGTTCCAGGTTGGCCAGGGTGTAGGACAGATCCTCCTTCTTGCGGCACTGGTAGGTGGGCACGTTGTTGAGGATGGGTTCTTCGGACAGATAGAAGCGCACCATGTCCGGCACATACGGATAGATCGACTTGTCGTCGGCCACACCCGTGCCGATCGCATTGGTCAGCGTCACCTTGCCGGCGCGATAGGCCTGCAGCAGGCCCGGCACACCCAGCGCAGAATCGGGACGGAAAGCCAGCGGATCGAGGAAGTCGTCATCGATGCGGCGATAGATCACATCGACCCGCTTGGGGCCGCGCGTGGTGCGCATGTAGACCACGTTGTCCTTGACGAACAGGTCCTGGCCCTCGACCAGCTCCACACCCATCTGCTGGGCCAGGAAAGCATGTTCGAAGTAGGCCGAGTTGTACATGCCCGGGGTCATCACCACCACCGTCGGATCGGTCACGCCAGCCGGTGCCACTGAACGCAGATTGTCCAGCAGCAGGTCGGGATAGTGATCGACCGGCGCGATCTTGTGGCGCTTGAAGAGGTCGGGGAAGAGCCGCATCATCATCTTGCGGTTCTCCAGCATGTAGGACACCCCGGACGGTACGCGCAGGTTGTCTTCCAGGACGTAAAATTCACCTTCGCCTGCGCGCACGATATCGACACCCGCGATGTGGGCGTAGATGTCGTTGACTACGTTCACATCCTGCATCTCGCGCCGGTACTGCGCGTTCTGGAAGATCTGCTCGGGCGGGATGATGCCGGCCTTGACGATCTTCTGCTCGTGATAGATGTCATGGATGAACATGTTGAGCGTTCTGACACGCTGGACCAGTCCCGCTTCCAGCTTGGCCCATTCGGCCTTGTGGATGATGCGCGGGATGATGTCGAAGGGGATCAGGCGCTCGGTGCCGGCATCGTTGCCATAGACGGCGAAGGTAATGCCGACGCGACGGAAGATCAGGTCGGATTCGGCACGTTTGCGGGCGATCACTTCGGGCGATTGCGCCGAAAGCCAGCTGGCGAATTCTGCATAGTGCTGACGCACTTGACCTGCTTCGCTGCTTGCGCCTGCTGAATACATCTCATCAAAAAAATGTGCCATAGATTTGCTTCGTGTTCCCGTGGGGAGCGGGAATCTTTCTAAGTAGGTTGTAACGAAAACAGAGGCGGTGGGTACGGCAAAACTACAGCGTGGGTGCAGCGTGAAGCGATGGCTCTAAGGGACTGCGGCGGCACGCCAGAGCCTGCGTGCATGAAGAAAGACTAACAGAGGCATGAAATTTTTGACAGTGGAAAATTGCATGGTTTTGCTCCTCACATGCGCGGGCCTGCTGCCACGCAAAGCCGGCCCGCACCGGTTTCAGGTGGTCCACGGTGTGGCGGGCGGCACCGCGCAGGGGGCCGGCATCTCGATGGTCTTGAAGTCGGCCGGACTAACGATTTCCAGGTATTCCATGTCGGGCGAATAGTCGAACAGGAAGTGCACGATGCCCGGTCGCTGGTGCACGCAATCGCCAGCCTTGACCAGCGTGACTTCGGTCTCGTACATGAAGCGCGCCCAACCTTTCAACATGATGACGATATGGAAGTTGGCCTCGTGCCGATGCCAGCCGGTGCCATTCTCCGGCGCCATGTTGGCCTTGACCAGTTGCGCCACCACCTGACCGCCGGTGGCAGCGGCGATGCCCAGGTCGCGGTACAGGAAGAAGTCGCGCAGCCCCCCGGTTTCATAGGGAGTGTCGCCCTCGCTGACATGCGAGAAGGTGTTTTGCGCCAGTACGCTTGCATCGGCTACGGTATTCATCACATCCATCCTTTCTGCGGTCTCCCGCCATGGGCCTGCGACAAAAACGGGCGCGATTTTTTCTTGCTGCTGTTAGCGTGGCTGCGCCCTAGAATTCCACGTCCAGTTCGTCGATATCCTCCGGTTCCTTCTTCGCCGCCATGATCCACTGCTGCATTTCCGGCATGGCCATGATGCGCTTGGCATAGGCGGTGCAGATGGGGTCCAGCTTGACGTCATAGGTCATGAAGCGCGTCACCACCGGGGCATACATGGCATCAGCCATGGTGCGCTGTTCGCCGAACAGGAAGGGCCCGCCATACTTGGCCAGGCATTCCTTCCAGATGGTGGTGATGCGCACGATGTCGGCTTCGGCGCGCGACCACACCTTGAAGTTGGGGAAGTGACCCTTGAGATTCATCGGCAGCGCCGCGCGCAGGGCCGAGAAGCCCGAATGCATTTCGCCGCACACCGAGCGGCAATGCGCACGGGCGGCCAGGTCGGCCGGCAGCAGCTTGGCGCCGGGGCGGATTTCATTGAGATATTCGGCAATGGCCAGCGTATCCCACACCAGTACGTTGCCATGGTGCAGGCTCGGTACCAGGATGGAGGAAGACAGCAGCAGGATCTCTGCCCGTGCCGACGGGTCGTCCGGCGGCACGATGTCTTCTTCGAAGGAGAGTCCGGCGAACTTGGCCATGAGCCAGCCGCGCAGGGACCACGAGGAGTAGTTCTTGCTGGTGATGCGCAAAGTCGTCTTAGGCATGTCAGTCCTTTATCTGTTTTGTGCAGGTTGACTTTGGGCACGCTACCGCGTGAGCGGCGGTGTCTTGTTCATCATTTCATCATCTTGCTTCACCCTGTCTGCGCATCAGGGCGGGCACAGCCGTTGAACCGGCATGTCAGCATTTTGCTTGCAAAGCTTGTGCCAGCTCGCGGGAACCACAGCGGGGCGCGACAACCCATCAGTGGCATGACAATTGCATCGATGACCAGGCGAGCGGCAGTCTAGGAACCCAATAAAGAGACACTCCCGAGGGCGGCCTTTTCATGATCAATACCTATCAGCTCTATCAGAACTACGCCGACGCCACCGATCCGCTGCGGGCCTGTGCCCGCCTGATGGCGCCCCTGCTGGGAACCACCTGGCCCGGCGTGCCGGTCAATCCCTACCTGCGCAAGATGGCCTCGGCCTGCGAGGTGTTTGCCCGCACCCAACTGACCCATGTGCGGCCACCCTTCGGGCTAGGCGAGATGGTCGATGGCGAGCGCACAATTACGGTGCATGAAGAGGAGATCAGCGGCACGCCCTTCTGTGGCCTGCTGCATTTCCGCAAGGAAAATGCCGTCAACCAACCCAAGGTCTTGGTGGTGGCGCCCATGTCAGGCCACTTCGCCACGCTCTTGCGCGGCACCGTCAAGACGCTCCTGCGCGACCATGACGTCTACATCACCGACTGGCGCAATGCGCGTGACATTGCCCTGGCGCATGGTCGCTTCGGCCTGGATGAATACGTTTCCCACGTCATCGATTTTCTCGATGTACTGGGGCCGGGTGCGCATCTGCTGGCGGTATGCCAGCCTACGGTGGCCGCCCTGACCGCCGCTGCCGTGATGGCCGAGGCCGATCATCCGGCGCAACCGCGCACCATGACGCTCATGGCCGGGCCGCTCGATACCCGGGTCAATCCGACCGCCGTCAATGCCCTGGCCAAGAGTAAGCCCATGGCCTGGTTCGAGAAGAACATGATCAGCACCGTGCCGGCCCGTCATGCCGGGGGCGGGCGGCGCGTCTATCCGGGCTTCGTGCAGTTGAGCGCCTTCATGAACATGAACCTGAACCGCCACATCGAGGCCTTTCGCAAGCTCTACCATCACCTGGTCGAGGGCGAAGAGGCGCAGGCGGCGCAGATCAAGGATTTCTACGAAGAGTATTTCGCCATGTCCGACCTGCCGGCCGAGTTCTACCTGGAAACGGTGCGCCTGGTGTTCCAGGAACATGCGCTGCCGCTGGGCAAGTTGAGCTATGGCCAGCACCTGGTGAACCCGCGCGCCATCCGCCGCACCGCGCTCTTTACCATCGAAGGCGAGAAGGACGACATCTGCGCCGTCGGCCAGACCGTGGCCGCACAGGAAATGTGCAGCAACATCCGGCCCTACATGCGGATGCACCATGTTCAGACGGCCGTGGGGCATTACGGCGTCTTCAACGGGCGGCGCTGGGAAAATGAAATCTATCCGCGCCTACGGGATTTCATTAATATGCATCATCGGTGAGACCCTGGCAGGGGGATCATGAGGGAGGAAAACTTAGTTTTCCGGATCGCAAGATTAAGTTTTCACCAGGAAGGTAATAAGGCGGTAAGAAAAACAAGGTATGCATGACATTGCTGTCTGCATGTCGCCAACAACCAAGCCCCGCGCTTGATCATTTGCTTGTCGTAAAGGAATTCCATGTCGATCCACGTGGCCCTGAACCATGTCACTTCTTACAGCTACGACCGTGCCATCAACCTGGGTCCGCAAGTCATCCGCTTGCGTCCCGCCCCGCATAGTCGTACCCGTATCCTGAGCTATTCGCTGCGCGTCTCGCCCCAGCCGCATTTCATCAACTGGCAGCAAGACCCGGAATCGAACTACCTGGCCCGTCTGGTGTTCCCCGAAAAGACCACCGAGTTCAAGATCGAGGTGGACCTGGTGGCCGAGATGTCGGTCATCAACCCCTTCGATTTCTTCCTCGAACCGTATGCCGAGCAATTCCCCTTCGAGTACGCCGAGGACTTGCAGAACGAACTGATGCCCTATCGGCAGAAGCTGCCCTTGTCGCCCTTGTTCAAGGAATTCCTCGACAGCATCCCGCGCGCGAAGGTCGGCAGCGCCAACTTCCTGGTGGCGTTGAACCAGAAGCTGGCTGAGCACATCGGCTATACCATCCGCATGGAACCGGGTGTGCAGACACCGGAAGAAACCCTGGAACTGAAGTCCGGTTCCTGCCGCGATTCGTCCTGGTTGCTGGTGCAGTTGCTGCGTCACCTGGGTCTGGCCGCGCGTTTCGTCTCCGGCTATCTGATCCAGTTGACGGCCGACCAGAAGTCGCTCGACGGTCCCTCCGGTCCCGAGGCTGACTTCACCGACCTGCACGCCTGGTGCGAGGTCTATCTGCCCGGCGCCGGCTGGGTCGGGCTGGACCCGACGTCGGGCCTGTTTGCCGGTGAAGGTCATATTCCGCTGTCCTGTACCCCTGAGCCCGCCTCGGCCGCGCCGGTCAGCGGCCTGGTCGATCCTTGCGAGGTGGAGTTCGAGCACCTGATGTCGGTCAAGCGCATCTGGGAAGCGCCGCGCGTGACCAAGCCCTATACCGAAGAACAATGGGCCGAGATCGAACAACTGGGGCACGCCATCGATGCCGACCTGGCCGCCAATGACGTGCGCCTGACCATGGGCGGCGAGCCTACCTTCGTCTCGCTGGACCATCCCGATGAACCGGAATGGAACACCGCCGCCATGGGCCCGACCAAGAAGCCCCTGGCTGCGGAGCTCTATCACCGTATGCGCAACAAGTATGCGGCCCAGGGTCTGCCACACTTCGGTCAGGGCAAGTGGTATCCGGGCGAGCAGTTGCCGCGCTGGGCGCTCAATTGCTACTGGCGCCGCGATGGCGAACCGATCTGGCTGAACCCGGCCTTGATCGGTGACGAAACCAAGCCCAATGTGGCGGACAAGATCGTCACCAGCCATTTCCTGCATCGCGTGGCACAGCGCCTGCAGGTCGATGGCAAGAACGTCTTCCCGGCCTATGAAGATGTGTTCTACTACATGTGGCGCGAGCGCCGCCTGCCGGGCAATGTCGATCCCTTCGATTCGCGGGTGGACGACAAACAGGAACGCGAACGCCTCATGCGCGTCTTCACCCAGGGCCTGCAAAGCGCGGTCGGTCACGTGCTGCCGCTGGCACGCCGCGATGATGGCCGTGGCTGGCAGAGTGGGGCCTGGTTCCTGCGCAGCGAGCGCTGCTATCTGTATCCGGGTGACTCGCCGCTGGGCTATCGTCTGCCGCTGGATTCGCTGCCGTGGGTCAAACAGGGCGAGTATCCGGCCACCTATCCGGCCGATCCGACCCAGGCGTTCCGGCCGTTGCCCAGCAGCGCCGAGATCCGTCGCCAGTTGGGCAGTCCGCAGGAGCCGGCGCGACGGCAGGACGCCTCGGCCAGCATGGCTGCGTCCATCGCTGGCGCCGGCAAGGGCAAGGGCGAGGCCGCCAGTGTCACCAGTGTCGCCAGCGCAGCCGACACTGCACCGGCCGCCTTCGAATCGGCCAACTGGATCACCCGCACTGCGCTGTGCGCCGAGGTGCGCAATGGCGTGTTCTACCTGTTCATGCCGCCGCTGTCGCAACTGGAACATTATCTGGAACTGGTGGCCGCCATCGAATCGGTGGCCGAGGAGCTGAAGCAGCCGGTGCTGCTGGAAGGCTACGAGCCGCCGCACGATCCGCGCCTGCGCAAGTTCAGCGTCACGCCCGACCCTGGCGTGATCGAGGTCAACATCCAGCCGGCCAACAACTGGAGCGAACTGGTCGAGCAGACCACCCACCTGTACGACGCCGCGCGCGCCTCGCGCCTGACTACAGAAAAGTTCATGCTTGATGGTCACCACTCCGGCACCGGGGGCGGTAATCACATGGTCCTGGGCGGCATCACGACCAATGATTCACCTTTCCTGCGCCGTCCTGATCTGCTGCGTAGTCTGATCTCCTACTGGCACAATCATCCTTCGCTGTCCTACCTGTTCTCGGGCATGTTCATTGGCCCGACCTCGCAGGCGCCGCGCATCGATGAAGCGCGCAACGATTCGACGGTGGAAATCGAACTGGCCTTCACCGAAATGGACAAGCAGGTGGCCCGTGGCGATTGCCCGCCCTGGCTGGTGGATCGCCTGTTGCGCAACCTCTTGATCGACGTGACCGGCAACACCCACCGCGCCGAGTTCTGCATCGACAAGATGTATTCGCCCGACAGCGCCACCGGTCGTCTCGGTCTGCTGGAACTGCGCGCCTTTGAGATGCCACCGCACGCACGCATGAGCCTGACCCAGCAACTGCTGTTGCGCGGCCTGGTGGCGCGCTTCTGGAAAGAGCCCTACAAGCCGGCGCGCCTGGTGCGCTGGGGCACGGAGCTGCATGACCGCTTCCTGCTGCCGCATTTCATTGAGCAGGACTTCGCCGATGTGATGGCCGACATGAACGAGGCCGGCTATCCCATGCGCGCCGAGTGGTTTGCGCCGCACATGGAATTCCGCTGCCCCAAGATCGGCGACTATGCGGTCAAGGGGATGCAGATCGAATTGCGCACGGCGCTCGAACCTTGGCATGTGCTGGGCGAAGAAAATACCGGTGGCGGCACCGCGCGCTATGTGGATTCCTCGCTGGAGCGGCTGCAGGTCAAGATCACCGGCATGGCCTCGGACCGCTACGTGCTGACCTGCAATGGCGTGCCGGTACCGCTGCAACCCATCGGCACGGTCGGCCAGTTCGTCTCGGGCGTGCGTTACCGCGCCTGGCAACCGCCGTCGGCGCTGCATCCCACCATTACCGTGGATTCACCGCTGACCTTCGACCTGGTCGATACCTGGAATGGCCGCAGCCTCGGTGGTTGCCAGTATCACGTGGTGCATCCGGGCGGTCGCAACTACGAGACCTTCCCGGTCAATGCCTTCGAGGCCGAGAGCCGCCGCCTGGCGCGTTATTTCCGTATGAACCATACCCCGGGAAAATTGCAGGTCAGCCCGGCGCGTGCGTCTATCGAGTTTCCTTTTACGTTAGACTTACGCTACTTCTAAAACTGAGCCGGGCGCCGTCCCCGG is a window from the Herbaspirillum rubrisubalbicans genome containing:
- a CDS encoding HAD family hydrolase — its product is MNLALFDLDHTLLPLDSDHEWGEFMARIGAVDADSFRKANDQWFAHYQNGTLDPVAYLEFALGNLARFSREQLDEMHLQFMDEVVKPAILPQAVALVKKHLDAGDLVAIVTATNHFVTKPIAAHFGVEHLLAALPELDALGNLTGKLNGTPTFGPGKIVHTEAWLERLGHTLDQFERSYFYSDSQNDIPLMERVTDPIATNPNDKLLAHAQARGWPVLNLFADGHAQ
- the hda gene encoding DnaA regulatory inactivator Hda produces the protein MKQIPLDLSADQPQSFDSFVTGRNAELLERLKLLACAGVDQSIQTGSASTDRFIYLWAEAGAGKTHLLHALATRAAQQGTGVRLIGTDSPDAAFEYSPQTSHYLLDDVDQLFEEQQIAAFNLFNQIREQGGCMVCTGTLPPTRLELREDLRTRLGWGLIYQVHDLSDDEKIAALLQITLDRGLEIPPAVMMYMLTHYRRDMPSLLRMLDALDRYSLATKRAITLPLLRELLQQESGEQ
- a CDS encoding AI-2E family transporter, yielding MPFSLSEEQKQNLAWLIVGILLLSLLVALGPMLSPFVAAGIIGYALNPGVDWIANRRIGPVRIPRFVGVTVMVLLLILAALALVLIVVPLVLRQIPLLQAQVPPLLDKLNAFLSPRLHQLGIDVRLDLAGIKALLTQQISTSGDELWSSLLASAKVGGTALLAWLANLLFVPMVLFYLLQDWHPFLKRMQILIPRRWAARVNTMATEVDGLLGQYLRGQLLVMLVLAVYYSVALTVAGFDSALPVGVLTGLLVFIPYVGFGLGLVLAVLAAILQFDGAVGLLWVALIYGVGQVLESFILTPKLVGERIGLHPLVVIFALLAFGQLFGFVGVLLALPASAIVSVIALHVRREYLASNFYNR
- a CDS encoding proteasome-type protease; amino-acid sequence: MTYCVAMRLNSGLVFLSDSRTNAGVDHIGTFRKMSVYENPGDRVMVMMTAGNLSISQSIRQMLTERTNAEGRSIWTATTMYEAAQILGDAIRAVHDREAAELSKFGIDFNVSIIFGGQIRGERCRLFQMYSAGNFIESHDENTYFQIGESKYGKPIIDRVVTPQTTLDEGAKCALISMDSTLKSNISVGLPLDLLVYQSEDLAVTRFVTIDEQNQYFQMIRRSWGSQLKRVFEAIDDPVWDAPPEDTLNVLSSVTDLSEPVRVPPPNGVARGLQAVPRQILAQQDGDVGQAS
- a CDS encoding alpha-E domain-containing protein — its product is MLSRTADHLFWMARYTERAENTARMLDVHVQTALLPQSTDDAEQGWRAVLGISELLYGYNQKYDKLTQKDVIDFMVRDPNNPSSIASCLRQARENARAVRGALTTEAWEIQNATWIKMQSYLQTNALEQNPSDFFEWVKHRSHLSRGVTIGTMLEDEAFHFIRLGTFLERADNTARIIDVKFHGAKETQKHNGHGQVQSQSQAARDEAGQLDFYYWAAILRSVSGFEIYRKVYRDVITPERVAELLILRADMPRSLLACMGNVISNLHHVRNDVSADTERFAGKLHADLKFARIEEILEAGLHDTLTEFLERIFELGNRISRDFLVPLAA
- the purM gene encoding phosphoribosylformylglycinamidine cyclo-ligase; the protein is MTSPSNVSLSYRDAGVDIDAGDALVEAIKPFAKRTTREGVLGGIGGFGALFEISKKFKEPVLVSGTDGVGTKLKLAFHLNRHDTVGIDLVAMSVNDILVQGAEPLFFLDYFACGKLDVPSATDVIKGIAAGCEQAGCALIGGETAEMPSMYPDGEYDLAGFAVGAVEKSKIIDGTKIAPGDVVLGLASSGAHSNGYSLVRKILEVAKPDLEADFHGRKLADVLMAPTRIYVKPLLALMEKLEVKGMVHITGGGLVENIPRVLQDHLTAELDAKSWTMPPLFTWLQQHGGVADAEMHRVFNCGIGMTVIVSKEDADAAEAHLKAAGETVYRIGTIRARAEGEAQTIVR